The Bacteroidales bacterium genomic sequence CTTTTGAATCCATTAAATCGAATGCGGGGATTTACACGGAGCTTGAAGTTGGCAGTTGACTGGAAAGAAAAACAGGTGAAAAGATTACTATGATACTTCAGAAGGCACTAATTATCAGGAAAATTATTCATATTTCATTAGGTCTGATTATATTGATACTTAGTTTTGTTCTGGAAAGGAATGTTTTATTGTACCTGATTATCGCCGGTACAATATTCTCTTTTTTGACTTTCAATTATAAAAAATTTCATCTTTTACATAAGACTGAAAACAAGAGTCTGGGCACCCTTTATTACCCCGTTGGTATATTATCATCTTATTTGATTTTGTATCATCTTCCCGTATATTATTTTCAGTCATCTCTTATGCTGCTTTCCTTGTCAGATACATTGGCTAATTTTGCCGGTCAGATAGAGAAGAGCAATGTTTGGTTTCGGGCGTTCCATGATAGAAAAAGCATCTACGGAATTATTGTGTACATCCTGTCTGCCATTTTGATTCTATATCTTTTCTTACCCGATTTTTTGAGTTTAAATATCCCATATATCCTTTTTGCTTTGATATGGGCAGTGATTCTTGAAACAGCATCCATGCGAGGCTCTGATAATTTCAGTATTCCGGCAGGGCTTGCCTTGTTTTTCTTTCTGACTTATCATTATGAGCTTAATTATCTTTATTTGTCCATAATTCTTATTGCTTTGGCTCCAGCGGGCCTTTTCTTATTTCAATTCAATATTCTGACACGCCGGGGAAGCTTTGCTGCCTATTTACTGGGGTTTTATTTAGCAGGTATTGCAGGTTGGCCATGGTTGATATCTGTTTTGCTCTTCTTTTTGAGCTCTGCAGCTTTGACGAAATTACAGCATGCAATACAAGGCGTTAAAAATAAATCCATGGCGCGCAATACCTGGCAGGTTATTGCCAATATAATATGGGCAGTGACCAGCTCTGTCCTGTTTTTATTGACGCATGATGAAATATTTATACTTTTATTTATCGCTTTCGTAGCTGCAGTAACGGCTGATACCTGGGCCAGTGAAATTGGACCGCTGCTTAGTAAAAAATGCTTTTCCCTGTCGACAATGAGAACCGCACCGGCTGGTACAAATGGCGGCATCTCTTTACTTGGCAGTGTGGCCGCCTTGAGTGGTGCAACTGTTATCTCTTCCATAGCCTACTACCTCTTTTTTGGCTCCTGGCAATGGGATATTATAGCAATCCTCAGCGCCTCTGCGTTTTTAGCCTCCTTTGTGGATTCCCTGCTTGGCGCGTTTGTTGAAGTTAAACTGCTTCGCTTAAATTATTTTAAGAAAAGAAAAACATCAGAATCCATTACTCCCAATGATTTGGTAAATATGGCCGGTTCTTTTTCAGCTTTTGTTTTTTACCTATTACTATCATGGGTTTTTTAAAAGGCATCAATCAGGTTCAGCGCTTACATATATATATATATTACGAAGCCAATGATAAGCAACAGGGAAAAGGCCAGATGTATAAGCACGGTGAGTTTGGCTCCCTTTTTTAAGAGGTCAGGATTGTCATGATTTTTGTAAATAATACCTGCAGCTTTTGGAAAAAGAAAAATGTAAGGGATAAGTGCAAAAAGAAAAGGCCATGAATGACCGGGGAAGAAGATGAACAATACAATCACATTTGCTATTATTGCTGATTGAACAAGAAGATATATTACCGATGTAAATCTGGTACCCCTGCGTGATGCTACACCGTGTTTACCTCCTGCACGATCTGCTTCCAGATCAATCATCTGACCTGCCAGTAAAATTGATGAAGTGCTCAGCCCTGTAGCAGGCATCAATAGCCAAACTAAAGGATGCAATCCAATATTTTGACTAACTGTGGCTATCCATATAGCCATCGGCCCAAAAGCAAACCAGACAGATATTTCGCCCCAACCCCTGTATGACAGCTTAACTGGTGGTGCCGTATAGTATTTACTGAAAAAAGCTGATAGCAAATAGAGGCCCCACAGATATGGCCATAGTGTTTTATCTATGAGCGGCATAAGCGCTATTGTTCCAACAAAAGCAACGATCAAACCGCTGCGGGCCAGAAAAAACATCCGGCCCATCAGTT encodes the following:
- a CDS encoding DUF92 domain-containing protein, with protein sequence MLLSLSDTLANFAGQIEKSNVWFRAFHDRKSIYGIIVYILSAILILYLFLPDFLSLNIPYILFALIWAVILETASMRGSDNFSIPAGLALFFFLTYHYELNYLYLSIILIALAPAGLFLFQFNILTRRGSFAAYLLGFYLAGIAGWPWLISVLLFFLSSAALTKLQHAIQGVKNKSMARNTWQVIANIIWAVTSSVLFLLTHDEIFILLFIAFVAAVTADTWASEIGPLLSKKCFSLSTMRTAPAGTNGGISLLGSVAALSGATVISSIAYYLFFGSWQWDIIAILSASAFLASFVDSLLGAFVEVKLLRLNYFKKRKTSESITPNDLVNMAGSFSAFVFYLLLSWVF
- a CDS encoding prenyltransferase translates to MKENPGIGKMIRIHFLSSIIAPIILGTLLAVHLNGKLEVLNFLIVLIIGIVLHVATNVYNDIFDTIQGTDKVNVHRNESSGGSGVLLDNPELMGRMFFLARSGLIVAFVGTIALMPLIDKTLWPYLWGLYLLSAFFSKYYTAPPVKLSYRGWGEISVWFAFGPMAIWIATVSQNIGLHPLVWLLMPATGLSTSSILLAGQMIDLEADRAGGKHGVASRRGTRFTSVIYLLVQSAIIANVIVLFIFFPGHSWPFLFALIPYIFLFPKAAGIIYKNHDNPDLLKKGAKLTVLIHLAFSLLLIIGFVIYIYM